One part of the Homo sapiens chromosome 19, GRCh38.p14 Primary Assembly genome encodes these proteins:
- the MBD3L3 gene encoding methyl-CpG-binding domain protein 3-like 3 — protein MGEPAFTSFPSPPVLGKLKRNMMPWALQKKREIHMAKAHRRRAARSALPMRLTSCIFRRPVTRIRSHPDNQVRRRKGDEHLEKPQQLCAYRRLQALQPCSSQGEGSSPLHLESVLSILAPGTAGESLDRAGAERVRSPLEPTPGRFPAVAGGPTPGMGCQLPPPLSGQLVTPADIRRQARRVKKARERLAKALQADRLARQAEMLTCR, from the exons ATGGGAGAGCCTGCGTTCACCTCTTTTCCGAGCCCACCTGTTCTG ggGAAGCTCAAAAGAAACATGATGCCCTGGGCTTTACAGAAGAAACGAGAAATCCACATGGCCAAGGCCCATCGGAGACGAGCTGCGAGGTCTGCTCTCCCCATGAGACTCACCAGCTGCATCTTCCGGAGGCCGGTGACAAGGATCAGGTCTCATCCTGACAACCAGGTCAGACGCAGAAAAGGGGACGAGCACCTGGAGAAGCCGCAGCAACTCTGCGCCTACCGGAGACTGCAGGCCCTGCAGCCCTGCAGCAGCCAAGGAGAAGGTTCAAGTCCACTGCATTTGGAGAGCGTCTTAAGTATCCTTGCACCGGGGACGGCCGGTGAATCTCTGGACAGGGCTGGTGCTGAGCGTGTGCGCAGCCCGCTTGAGCCCACCCCTGGGCGGTTTCCAGCTGTGGCAGGGGGGCCAACCCCAGGAATGGGTTGTCAGCTCCCACCGCCCCTCTCTGGCCAATTGGTGACTCCTGCAGATATCCGGAGACAGGCCAGGAGGGTGAAGAAAGCCAGGGAGAGACTGGCCAAGGCCTTGCAGGCAGACAGGCTGGCCAGGCAGGCAGAAATGCTGACATGTAGATGA